Proteins from a single region of Antechinus flavipes isolate AdamAnt ecotype Samford, QLD, Australia chromosome 2, AdamAnt_v2, whole genome shotgun sequence:
- the LOC127548341 gene encoding L-threonine 3-dehydrogenase, mitochondrial-like, translating into MPVPLLNRVVSQVLQRSVCGCPTTFVPVRFLAVSPRQVPSDNNFHSVPFSDKEHPRVLITGGLGQLGVGLAKLLRKQFGKDNVILSDIRKPPDHVYYNGPFIYSDILDYKNLREIVVNNRITWLIHYSALLSAVGEANVPLARAVNITGLHNVLDIAAEHSLRLFVPSTIGAFGPSSPRNPTPDLCIQRPRTMYGVSKVHAELIGEYYHYRYGLDFRCLRYPGIISADSQPGGGTTDYAVQIFHDAIKSGKFQCNLKPSTRLPMMYIDDCLRATLEIMEAPADSLTMRTYNINAMSFTPEELAQEVVKHVPELQVTYNIDTVRQAIADSWPMNFDDSNARKDWGWKHDYDLPELVTTMFNFHTSEPRIAHAS; encoded by the exons ATGCCAGTTCCTTTGTTGAATCGAGTTGTCAGCCAGGTGCTACAAAGATCTGTTTGTGGATGTCCGACTACTTTTGTGCCTGTTCGGTTTCTGGCTGTTTCACCTCGCCAAGTTCCATCTGATAACAATTTTCATTCGGTACCTTTCTCTGATAAAGAGCATCCACGAGTACTAATAACAG gGGGTCTTGGACAACTTGGTGTGGGCCTTGCTAAACTTTTGAG GAAACAATTTGGAAAGGACAATGTGATCTTGTCTGACATTAGGAAACCTCCCGATCATGTTTACTACAATG GACCATTTATTTATTCTGATATCTTGGATTATAAGAACCTTCGGGAAATAGTGGTCAACAATCGAATCACATGGCTCATTCACTATAGTGCCCTACTAAGTGCTGTTGGAGAAGCGAATGTACCCTTGGCAAGAGCCGTAAATATTACCG GTTTACATAATGTTCTGGACATTGCAGCAGAGCACAGTCTGCGACTCTTTGTGCCTAGTACTATTGGTGCTTTTGGACCTTCTTCCCCACGGAATCCAACCCCTGATCTCTGTATTCAGAGACCCAGAACCATGTATGGAGTTTCTAAGGTTCATGCAGAGCTCATAGGAGAA TATTATCATTACCGGTATGGTTTAGACTTCCGGTGCCTGAGGTATCCTGGCATCATTTCTGCTGATTCCCAGCCTGGTGGAGGAACAACTG ATTATGCAGTTCAGATTTTCCATGATGCTATAAAAAGTGGCAAGTTTCAATGTAACTTGAAACCAAGCACTCGGCTTCCCATGATGTACATTGATGACTGCCTTAGAGCTACATTGGAAATCATGGAAGCTCCTGCAGATTCTCTCACCATGAGGACTTACAACATCAATGCCATGAGTTTTACCCCGGAAGAGCTGGCACAGGAAGTTGTTAAGCATGTACCTGAGCTCCAGGTCACATATAATATAGATACAGTTCGCCAGGCCATAG ctGACAGCTGGCCAATGAATTTTGATGATAGCAATGCTCGAAAGGATTGGGGGTGGAAACATGACTATGATCTTCCTGAACTGGTGACAACTATGTTCAACTTTCATACCTCTGAGCCCAGAATTGCTCATGCCAGTTAA